A part of Marinilabiliales bacterium genomic DNA contains:
- a CDS encoding CHAT domain-containing protein, translating to MQKFSGFRTGFRGRAARKQDKKRRFVNCRLRIVCRNGYFYHKYSAEAMIAVKFRFRDHISRTLLRTALMAVLLPAATHGADAIPESPGSVQDSSRIYNNLGIDSYQSGNFEQAEYFFKRELDIKRRELGAMSSDMVSTYSNLGAVSRRLNNSTEAMQYYDTAAHIGIMHYGNDHRWLGAVYQNQANLLREQGDFARAHTYYDNALRIFIMNDLHGNIGTLYNNKGIALERSGDLANAKNYYLQAIEIRREFDPDRLYLPLLNLANCHAASGDTVAADEYYRLAVDAAADLWGSGHINLAPALMNYGIFLVSDSVEPARGFEKLMRALEIYRSQDGDKGPHLSMNLLNIGYYYEVTGNREAALQYYQESLVANSTTFSSADPRVHPGDDDHVFAGDIAINSLRHKALAFYNMSYNGNRREMLEESLLTFQAAIALIERMRTGYHSEESRMILAANEHEVFMHALHVSEKLYRLTGERKFLETAFSFSERSKASGLLASIRNIEARAFGGVPEELIAEEQSLSRRLAAYRELIHEEQRLPEPDNGKILLWQERIFSLEKELLSLINRLEEEYPGYHALKYNPETIPVDKAMGGLGSRDAMVSYVYNDSVVHIFALTNRDARFWSVPTGNQVEGYLDRMLEVLSGGNIERNVTEDFNTFFESSRFFYRLLLERVIEFTGSRRLIIVPDGILSYLPFELLLTSDSGLGGNNYRILPYLLRDLPVSYSYSATLWKESRRKSTLSGRRVLAMAPGYEYSEGSAGETASSRQYYRDKLVPLPGAREEAMKVAALMEGKVLLDNEATEDRFKQIAGEFDLLHFAMHTLIDDDNPMFSKLVFADTGTGTGREDGLLNTYEIYNLELNAGLAVLSSCRSGYGTINRGEGVMSLARGFLYAGVPSIVMTHWEIEDKSGAEIMIGFYRYLLRGHRKDEALRRARIDFIENADLLRSHPYFWGAYVCIGDPDRLFGSFRHYYPVVTFVLFTLLIIFAVWRGFFFGKRTA from the coding sequence TTTCCGGGGGCGGGCGGCCAGAAAACAGGATAAAAAAAGGAGATTTGTTAATTGCCGGCTGCGGATAGTTTGCCGAAATGGTTATTTTTACCATAAATATTCTGCTGAAGCCATGATTGCCGTGAAATTCAGATTCAGGGACCATATCAGCCGGACGTTGTTGCGGACTGCTTTGATGGCGGTGCTGCTGCCGGCTGCCACCCATGGCGCTGATGCAATTCCGGAATCTCCCGGGTCGGTGCAGGACTCTTCCCGTATTTATAATAACCTTGGAATTGACAGTTACCAGTCAGGCAACTTTGAACAGGCGGAGTATTTTTTTAAACGGGAACTAGATATCAAGAGAAGGGAGCTAGGAGCCATGTCGTCCGACATGGTTTCGACATACTCAAACCTTGGTGCCGTAAGCAGGAGGCTCAACAACAGCACCGAGGCCATGCAATATTACGATACGGCTGCGCACATCGGTATCATGCATTACGGTAATGATCACCGGTGGCTGGGTGCCGTGTACCAGAACCAGGCTAACCTGCTCAGGGAGCAGGGGGACTTTGCCAGGGCGCACACCTATTACGACAATGCCCTGCGCATATTCATCATGAACGATCTTCACGGGAACATTGGGACACTCTACAATAACAAGGGCATTGCATTGGAGCGGTCGGGTGACCTGGCGAATGCCAAAAATTATTACCTGCAGGCGATAGAGATACGCCGGGAGTTTGATCCGGACCGGCTCTACCTCCCCCTTCTTAACCTGGCGAACTGCCATGCGGCCTCCGGTGATACGGTGGCCGCAGATGAATATTACCGTCTTGCCGTTGATGCGGCGGCAGACTTGTGGGGGAGCGGACACATTAACCTGGCGCCGGCCCTTATGAATTACGGGATATTCCTTGTTTCAGATTCCGTTGAACCGGCAAGGGGCTTTGAGAAGCTTATGCGTGCACTTGAGATCTACAGGTCACAGGATGGGGACAAGGGTCCGCATTTATCAATGAATCTTCTGAACATTGGTTATTATTATGAAGTTACCGGGAACAGGGAAGCTGCACTGCAGTATTACCAGGAATCGCTTGTTGCCAACAGCACTACATTCAGCTCTGCCGATCCACGGGTGCATCCCGGCGATGATGATCATGTTTTTGCAGGGGATATTGCTATAAACAGCCTCAGGCATAAAGCGCTGGCCTTTTATAATATGTCATACAACGGGAATCGTCGCGAAATGCTGGAGGAGAGCCTCTTAACATTCCAGGCGGCAATCGCTCTCATAGAAAGGATGAGGACCGGCTACCACTCCGAGGAGAGCCGCATGATACTTGCGGCAAATGAGCACGAGGTGTTCATGCATGCCTTGCATGTTTCTGAAAAACTGTACCGGCTCACTGGAGAGAGGAAGTTTCTTGAAACAGCCTTCAGCTTTTCTGAAAGAAGCAAGGCATCAGGGTTGCTGGCCTCCATCAGGAATATTGAGGCACGCGCCTTCGGTGGTGTGCCTGAAGAGCTTATTGCAGAGGAGCAAAGTCTCAGCAGGCGGCTGGCTGCATACAGGGAGCTGATCCATGAGGAGCAGAGGCTGCCTGAACCGGACAATGGTAAAATATTGCTCTGGCAGGAAAGGATCTTTTCGCTTGAAAAAGAGTTGCTATCGCTCATAAACCGTCTTGAGGAGGAATACCCCGGTTACCACGCACTGAAGTACAATCCCGAAACCATTCCGGTAGATAAGGCAATGGGGGGGCTGGGGTCCCGCGACGCGATGGTATCCTACGTTTACAATGATTCTGTTGTCCACATTTTTGCGCTCACCAACAGGGATGCCAGGTTCTGGTCTGTTCCCACCGGCAACCAGGTTGAAGGGTATCTTGACAGGATGCTCGAAGTGCTTTCGGGCGGCAACATTGAACGCAATGTGACGGAGGATTTCAATACTTTCTTCGAATCATCCCGTTTCTTTTACCGGCTTCTGCTTGAGAGGGTGATTGAGTTTACCGGGAGCAGGAGGCTTATCATTGTGCCGGACGGAATTCTTTCCTATCTGCCTTTCGAGCTGCTTCTTACTTCAGATAGCGGACTGGGTGGTAACAATTACAGGATACTGCCGTATCTGCTGAGGGATCTTCCAGTATCGTATTCTTATTCTGCGACCCTGTGGAAGGAGAGCAGGCGTAAATCAACCCTGTCAGGCAGAAGAGTGCTTGCAATGGCCCCCGGTTATGAGTATTCAGAGGGTTCGGCTGGGGAAACTGCCAGTAGCAGGCAGTATTACAGGGACAAGCTTGTACCTCTTCCGGGGGCAAGGGAGGAAGCCATGAAAGTTGCTGCACTTATGGAAGGCAAGGTGCTGCTTGATAATGAAGCGACTGAGGATAGATTCAAACAGATTGCCGGTGAATTTGACCTCCTCCATTTTGCGATGCATACACTGATAGATGATGACAACCCGATGTTCTCAAAGCTTGTTTTTGCAGATACCGGTACCGGTACCGGTCGCGAAGACGGGCTTCTAAATACCTACGAGATATACAATCTTGAGCTGAATGCCGGACTTGCAGTGCTGAGCTCCTGCAGGAGCGGGTACGGCACAATTAACCGCGGTGAAGGTGTAATGAGCCTTGCAAGGGGCTTCCTTTATGCCGGTGTTCCGTCAATAGTGATGACCCACTGGGAGATCGAAGATAAATCGGGCGCCGAGATCATGATTGGTTTTTACCGGTATCTGCTGAGAGGGCACCGTAAAGATGAGGCTTTGCGGAGGGCGCGGATTGATTTTATTGAAAATGCAGATCTGCTCAGGTCGCATCCCTACTTCTGGGGAGCATATGTATGTATCGGTGATCCGGACAGGCTTTTCGGATCATTCAGGCATTACTATCCTGTTGTCACTTTCGTTCTGTTTACCCTCCTGATAATTTTTGCAGTCTGGCGCGGATTTTTTTTCGGTAAAAGAACAGCCTGA